In Geotalea uraniireducens, the genomic window CCACTCCTTCGACCCCCCTGGTGGAACTTCCCGCCTGGCAGGCGCTGCAGGCCCATTATCCGACTGTCCGTGATCTGCAGCTGCGGCAGCTCTTCGCCGACGACCCGCAGCGCGGCGAACGGCTTACCGCCGAGGCCGCCGGACTCTTTCTCGATTATTCCAAACAGCGGGTGACCGACGAAACGCTCCGGCTGCTGCTCCGGCTGGCCGGCGAGACGGGGCTGCGGCAGCGGATCGATGCCATGTTCAGCGGCGAGCGGATCAATGTCACCGAGCAGCGTGCCGTCCTCCACGTGGCGCTGCGGGCACCCCGCGGCGCGACCATCACGGTCGACGGCGAGAACGTCGTCCCCCTGGTCCACGAGGTGCTCGACCGGATGTCCGCCTTTGCCGACGAGGTGCGAAGCGGCGCCTGGACCGGCCATACCGGCCGACCGGTCAGGAACGTGATCAATATCGGTATCGGCGGTTCCGACCTCGGGCCGGTGATGGCCTACGAGGCGCTCCGCCACTACAGCCGGCGCGAGCTGACCTGCCGGTTCGTCTCCAACGTCGACGGCACCGATTTCGCCGAGGCGACCGCCGACCTCGACCCGGCCGAAACCCTGTTCATCATCTCCTCCAAGACCTTCACCACCCTGGAAACGATGACCAATGCCCGCACCGCCCGTGCCTGGCTGGTCAACGCCCTCGGGGACGAGAAGGCGGTGGCCCGGCACTTCGTGGCTGTCTCCACCAACGCCGCCGAAGTGGCGAAATTCGGCATCGACACCGGGCGGATGTTCGGTTTCTGGGACTGGGTCGGCGGCCGCTACTCCCTCGATTCGGCGATCGGCCTGTCGACGATGATCGCCATCGGCCCGGAGCGCTTCCGCGAGCTTTTGGCCGGCTTCCACGCCATGGACGAGCATTTCCGCACCGCCCCCTTCGAGCGGAACCTGCCGGTGCTGATGGGGCTTCTGACCGTCTGGTACGCCAGCTTCTTCGGTGCCCAGACCGTGGCGGTCCTCCCCTACGACCAGTACCTGAAGCGCTTTCCGGCCTACCTGCAGCAGCTGACCATGGAGAGCAACGGCAAGGGGGTCACCCTGAGCGGCGCGCCGGTCGGCTGGGAAACCGGGCCGATCTTCTGGGGCGAGCCGGGAACCAACGGCCAGCATTCGTTCTATCAGCTGCTTCACCAGGGGACACGTCTTATCCCCTGCGATTTCATTGGCTTCTGCCATTCCCTCAACCCGCTCGGCAACCACCACG contains:
- the pgi gene encoding glucose-6-phosphate isomerase, giving the protein MSATTPSTPLVELPAWQALQAHYPTVRDLQLRQLFADDPQRGERLTAEAAGLFLDYSKQRVTDETLRLLLRLAGETGLRQRIDAMFSGERINVTEQRAVLHVALRAPRGATITVDGENVVPLVHEVLDRMSAFADEVRSGAWTGHTGRPVRNVINIGIGGSDLGPVMAYEALRHYSRRELTCRFVSNVDGTDFAEATADLDPAETLFIISSKTFTTLETMTNARTARAWLVNALGDEKAVARHFVAVSTNAAEVAKFGIDTGRMFGFWDWVGGRYSLDSAIGLSTMIAIGPERFRELLAGFHAMDEHFRTAPFERNLPVLMGLLTVWYASFFGAQTVAVLPYDQYLKRFPAYLQQLTMESNGKGVTLSGAPVGWETGPIFWGEPGTNGQHSFYQLLHQGTRLIPCDFIGFCHSLNPLGNHHDLLMANVFAQGEALAFGKSAAQVRSEGTPEWLVPHRTFPGNRPSSTILAERLTPTVLGALVALYEHSVFTQGAVWQINSFDQWGVELGKVLAQRIVPELAAGTEPPLAHDSSTNALIRRYRRR